Proteins encoded by one window of Electrophorus electricus isolate fEleEle1 chromosome 17, fEleEle1.pri, whole genome shotgun sequence:
- the nfil3 gene encoding nuclear factor interleukin-3-regulated protein yields MQSGPHCNMQAIKKEPSYGGEEALVLAMALQGTDRDLINHKLSSLPFKAKTATCRRKREFIPEEKKDTLYWERRRKNNEAAKRSREKRRLNDMVLESKLMALGEENASLKSELLSLKLKFGLVSSAVYAQEVQKISTSTSALYRDFVSPGSAKGSYPRELESSRLGGSCISVIKQSPHSSLSEGSDSGMVTQGGPLVNICRTPEIIKQEPLESSSYTKDRASPFELYRNYVNSPFPGGYSQPSPFLQITRSSSNSPRTSDGDDGTVSKSSDGEDEQQVPKGPVPSTADPRSVIVSALKVPDSNASALPHKLRIKARAIQIKVEAIDPDYDSPGKSSCPIDMSATGCYQMSQGSATEYQSTLSPLSLQVNNVQDWIHQPEYWHKDHREAPPSGCQSRLSPDPAEPLNKKLIVDIKESENLYLKRGIADLSAEVASLKRMIARRQGSVIESTKSTTEHDSVSKGCYSN; encoded by the coding sequence ATGCAATCTGGGCCACACTGTAATATGCAGGCCATTAAGAAAGAGCCATCATATGGTGGGGAGGAAGCCCTGGTCTTAGCCATGGCTTTGCAGGGCACAGACAGGGACTTGATCAATCACAAGCTGTCGAGCCTGCCGTTCAAGGCTAAGACGGCCACATGCCGTAGGAAGCGAGAGTTCATcccagaggagaagaaggacaCCCTGTACTGGGAGCGAAGGCGCAAGAATAACGAGGCAGCCAAGCGCTCACGGGAGAAGAGGCGGCTCAATGACATGGTGCTGGAGAGCAAGCTGATGGCGCTGGGAGAGGAGAATGCATCACTCAAGTCTGAGCTACTGTCTCTCAAGCTGAAGTTTGGTCTGGTGAGCTCGGCTGTCTATGCTCAGGAAGTGCAAAAGATCTCCACCTCTACCAGTGCCCTCTACCGGGACTTTGTGTCACCTGGCAGTGCCAAAGGCTCCTACCCAAGAGAGCTGGAGTCATCGCGACTGGGTGGTAGCTGCATATCAGTCATTAAACAGTCCCCGCACAGCTCCTTGTCAGAAGGATCTGATTCTGGCATGGTGACGCAGGGTGGCCCACTAGTGAATATCTGCAGGACTCCCGAAATCATCAAGCAAGAACCTCTAGAAAGTAGCAGCTATACCAAGGACCGAGCCAGTCCCTTTGAACTGTACAGAAATTATGTGAATAGTCCTTTCCCTGGAGGCTACTCCCAACCCTCCCCATTCCTGCAGATCACCAGATCATCCAGCAACTCACCAAGGACCTCTGACGGAGACGATGGAACCGTGAGTAAGTCATCAGATGGAGAGGATGAACAGCAGGTACCCAAAGGTCCAGTGCCATCCACTGCGGACCCAAGGAGTGTGATAGTCTCTGCCCTCAAAGTGCCAGACTCCAATGCCTCAGCTTTGCCCCACAAACTGCGCATCAAAGCCCGGGCCATCCAGATCAAAGTGGAGGCCATAGATCCAGACTATGACTCCCCAGGGAAGTCCTCTTGCCCCATTGACATGTCTGCAACGGGATGCTACCAGATGAGTCAGGGATCTGCCACTGAGTACCAGTCCACACTAAGCCCACTGTCCCTGCAGGTAAATAATGTCCAGGACTGGATCCACCAGCCAGAATACTGGCACAAAGACCACAGGGAGGCTCCACCAAGTGGCTGCCAGAGCAGACTTTCCCCTGACCCAGCAGAGCCTTTGAATAAAAAACTAATTGTTGACATTAAAGAGTCTGAGAACTTGTACTTGAAAAGGGGCATTGCTGACCTGTCGGCAGAAGTGGCCTCCCTGAAAAGGATGATTGCAAGACGACAGGGGTCTGTTATTGAGTCCACCAAAAGCACTACTGAACATGACTCAGTATCAAAAGGATGTTACTCAAACTGA
- the ror2 gene encoding tyrosine-protein kinase transmembrane receptor ROR2 isoform X2, translating into MHISRITFRILINPVKTLILAMSVLATSRTAVADVKLLESGEIEPLAEAQSGGLPTAEGYFLEFVEMPSNMTIMQGQTATLHCKVSGHPRPSIRWLKNDAPVVQEQGRISIRKTESGSKLRIQDLDTTDTGYYQCVASNTLKVISATGVLYVRLGQSPTHGPDASTHEKGFCQPYRGIACARFIGNRSIYVQSLQMQGESENRITAAFTMIGTSTQLSDQCSQFAIPSFCHYVFPLCEEGTRGPRQRQLCRDECEALENDLCRVEYSIARSNPLILMQLELPNCHLLPHPGSPDAASCMRIGVPTDRLETYHSCYNGSGANYRGTVSVTKSGHQCQPWSNQYPHSHHLTHVEYPELKGGHNFCRNPGGQMESPWCFTLDPHTRVDICDIRPCKPPENMKKEILYILIPSIAIPLVIACLFFLVCMCRNKQKESVDTPPRRQLAASPSQDMELPLLNQHKHQAKLREINLSAVRFMEELGEDRFGKVYKGHLYSTAPGEQTQVVAIKTVKDKDEGTLREEFRHEAMLRSRLQHPNIVCLLGVVTKEQPMSMIFSYSGHGDLHEFLVMRSPHSDVGSSDDDKTVKSALEQADFLHIVTQVAAGMEYLSSHHVVHKDLAARNILVCEKLNVKILDLGLFRDVYSADYYKLMGNSPFPIRWMSPEAITYGKFSTDSDIWSYGVVLWEIFSYGLQPYCGYSNQDVIEMVRNRQVLSCPDDCPAWIYTLMLECWNEFPARRPRFKDIHARLRTWESLSNYNSLAQTSGTSNTTQTSSLSTSPVSNISAARYISPKKPSPFPQPQFMPMKSQMRPMVPPQLYIPVNGYQPVPAYPYLQNFYPMQIPMQIPSQQMHPQMVAKAGSHHSGSGSTSTGYVTTAPSNASGTEKAALLSEDAKAAEENMADGASQNGLHNEDMSVPETELLGDNDSPQMDDSEMHSEA; encoded by the exons GATACTTCTTGGAGTTTGTGGAGATGCCAAGCAACATGACCATAATGCAGGGCCAGACTGCCACGCTGCACTGCAAGGTGTCTGGCCACCCTCGACCCAGCATCCGCTGGCTGAAGAACGATGCACCCGTGGTGCAGGAGCAGGGCCGTATCTCCATCCGCAAGACTGAGTCGGGCTCCAAGCTCCGCATCCAGGACCtggacaccacagacacaggcTACTACCAGTGTGTCGCCTCCAACACTCTCAAAGTCATCTCCGCCACCGGCGTCCTTTACGTCCGCCTGG GCCAATCACCAACCCATGGCCCAGATGCTTC GACCCATGAGAAGGGCTTCTGTCAGCCATATCGGGGCATTGCGTGTGCTCGCTTTATTGGGAACAGGAGCATCTATGTGCAGTCTCTGCAGATGCAAGGGGAGAGTGAGAACCGCATCACAG ctgcGTTTACCATGATTGGGACCTCCACCCAGCTGTCCGACCAGTGCTCCCAGTTTGCCATCCCCTCTTTCTGTCACTACGTGTTCCCACTATGTGAGGAAGGTACCAGGGGCCCACGGCAGCGCCAGCTCTGCAGGGACGAGTGTGAGGCGCTGGAGAACGACCTGTGCCGTGTTGAATATTCCATTGCACGATCCAACCCGCTCATCCTCATGCAACTAGAGCTGCCCAACTGCCACCTGCTACCCCACCCGGGATCACCCGACGCCGCCAGCTGCATGCGAATCGGTGTGCCCACTGACCGCCTGGAGACAT ATCACAGCTGTTACAACGGCAGTGGTGCCAATTACAGAGGCACCGTCAGTGTAACCAAGTCTGGCCACCAGTGCCAGCCCTGGAGTAACCAATACCCACACAGCCATCACCTGACCCATGTGGAGTATCCAGAGCTCAAAGGGGGGCACAACTTTTGCAGGAACCCAGGCGGGCAGATGGAAAGTCCCTGGTGCTTCACCCTTGACCCCCATACGAGGGTGGATATCTGTGACATCCGTCCATGCA AACCCCCAGAGAACATGAAGAAGGAGATACTCTACATCCTCATCCCCAGCATTGCCATCCCATTGGTCATTGCCTGCCTCTTCTTCCTGGTCTGCATGTGCCGTAACAAGCAGAAGGAGTCAGTAGACACTCCTCCTCGCCGGCAGCTCGCCGCATCTCCCAGTCAAGACATGGAGCTGCCACTTCTCAATCAGCACAAGCATCAG GCAAAGCTCAGAGAAATCAACTTGTCTGCTGTACGCTTCATGGAGGAGCTTGGAGAAGACCGCTTCGGAAAGGTCTACAAAGGTCACCTTTATAGCACGGCACCTGGAGAGCAGACTCAAGTAGTAGCCATCAAGACAGTAAAAGACAAGGATGAGGGGACCCTGCGTGAAGAGTTCCGTCATGAGGCCATGCTCCGTTCACGTCTTCAGCACCCAAATATCGTGTGCCTCTTGGGAGTGGTGACCAAAGAGCAACCCATGAGCATGATCTTCAGCTACTCAGGCCATGGTGACCTACATGAGTTCCTGGTCATGCGTTCACCACACTCTGACGTTGGCAGCTCAGACGATGACAAAACGGTTAAGTCGGCCCTTGAGCAGGCGGATTTTCTGCACATAGTTACCCAGGTGGCAGCTGGAATGGAGTACTTGTCCAGTCACCATGTGGTCCACAAAGATCTTGCTGCTCGGAACATCCTGGTCTGTGAGAAACTCAATGTGAAGATTCTTGATCTTGGGCTTTTCCGTGATGTCTACTCTGCTGACTACTACAAGCTGATGGGCAACAGTCCTTTCCCTATCCGCTGGATGTCTCCTGAGGCCATCACATATGGCAAATTCTCCACCGACTCGGATATCTGGTCCTATGGCGTGGTGCTGTGGGAAATCTTCAGCTATGGTCTACAGCCATACTGTGGCTACTCTAACCAGGATGTGATCGAGATGGTACGCAACCGACAAGTGCTGTCCTGCCCCGATGACTGCCCTGCCTGGATCTACACACTCATGCTGGAGTGCTGGAACGAGTTCCCTGCGAGACGGCCACGCTTCAAGGACATCCATGCACGCTTGCGCACCTGGGAAAGCTTGTCCAACTACAACAGCTTGGCACAGACCTCTGGAACGAGCAACACAACCCAGACAAGCTCGCTCAGCACAAGCCCTGTCAGTAACATCAGTGCTGCACGTTACATCAGCCCCAAGAAGCCCTCACCCTTTCCCCAGCCCCAGTTCATGCCCATGAAGAGCCAGATGAGACCCATGGTACCGCCACAACTTTATATCCCAGTCAATGGCTACCAGCCTGTGCCAGCCTATCCATACCTTCAGAATTTCTACCCCATGCAGATCCCCATGCAAATACCCTCACAGCAGATGCACCCACAGATGGTAGCTAAGGCAGGTTCACACCACAGTGGCAGTGGCTCCACCAGCACAGGCTATGTTACCACAGCGCCATCCAATGCATCAGGCACAGAGAAAGCCGCCCTCCTGAGTGAGGATGCTAAGGCAGCTGAAGAGAACATGGCAGATGGTGCTTCCCAGAATGGCCTCCACAATGAGGACATGTCTGTCCCAGAAACTGAGCTTCTAGGAGACAATGACAGCCCACAAATGGATGACAGTGAAATGCACTCAGAAGCATAG
- the ror2 gene encoding tyrosine-protein kinase transmembrane receptor ROR2 isoform X1: protein MHISRITFRILINPVKTLILAMSVLATSRTAVADVKLLESGEIEPLAEAQSGGLPTAEGYFLEFVEMPSNMTIMQGQTATLHCKVSGHPRPSIRWLKNDAPVVQEQGRISIRKTESGSKLRIQDLDTTDTGYYQCVASNTLKVISATGVLYVRLGQSPTHGPDASTHEKGFCQPYRGIACARFIGNRSIYVQSLQMQGESENRITAAFTMIGTSTQLSDQCSQFAIPSFCHYVFPLCEEGTRGPRQRQLCRDECEALENDLCRVEYSIARSNPLILMQLELPNCHLLPHPGSPDAASCMRIGVPTDRLETYSPSDHSCYNGSGANYRGTVSVTKSGHQCQPWSNQYPHSHHLTHVEYPELKGGHNFCRNPGGQMESPWCFTLDPHTRVDICDIRPCKPPENMKKEILYILIPSIAIPLVIACLFFLVCMCRNKQKESVDTPPRRQLAASPSQDMELPLLNQHKHQAKLREINLSAVRFMEELGEDRFGKVYKGHLYSTAPGEQTQVVAIKTVKDKDEGTLREEFRHEAMLRSRLQHPNIVCLLGVVTKEQPMSMIFSYSGHGDLHEFLVMRSPHSDVGSSDDDKTVKSALEQADFLHIVTQVAAGMEYLSSHHVVHKDLAARNILVCEKLNVKILDLGLFRDVYSADYYKLMGNSPFPIRWMSPEAITYGKFSTDSDIWSYGVVLWEIFSYGLQPYCGYSNQDVIEMVRNRQVLSCPDDCPAWIYTLMLECWNEFPARRPRFKDIHARLRTWESLSNYNSLAQTSGTSNTTQTSSLSTSPVSNISAARYISPKKPSPFPQPQFMPMKSQMRPMVPPQLYIPVNGYQPVPAYPYLQNFYPMQIPMQIPSQQMHPQMVAKAGSHHSGSGSTSTGYVTTAPSNASGTEKAALLSEDAKAAEENMADGASQNGLHNEDMSVPETELLGDNDSPQMDDSEMHSEA from the exons GATACTTCTTGGAGTTTGTGGAGATGCCAAGCAACATGACCATAATGCAGGGCCAGACTGCCACGCTGCACTGCAAGGTGTCTGGCCACCCTCGACCCAGCATCCGCTGGCTGAAGAACGATGCACCCGTGGTGCAGGAGCAGGGCCGTATCTCCATCCGCAAGACTGAGTCGGGCTCCAAGCTCCGCATCCAGGACCtggacaccacagacacaggcTACTACCAGTGTGTCGCCTCCAACACTCTCAAAGTCATCTCCGCCACCGGCGTCCTTTACGTCCGCCTGG GCCAATCACCAACCCATGGCCCAGATGCTTC GACCCATGAGAAGGGCTTCTGTCAGCCATATCGGGGCATTGCGTGTGCTCGCTTTATTGGGAACAGGAGCATCTATGTGCAGTCTCTGCAGATGCAAGGGGAGAGTGAGAACCGCATCACAG ctgcGTTTACCATGATTGGGACCTCCACCCAGCTGTCCGACCAGTGCTCCCAGTTTGCCATCCCCTCTTTCTGTCACTACGTGTTCCCACTATGTGAGGAAGGTACCAGGGGCCCACGGCAGCGCCAGCTCTGCAGGGACGAGTGTGAGGCGCTGGAGAACGACCTGTGCCGTGTTGAATATTCCATTGCACGATCCAACCCGCTCATCCTCATGCAACTAGAGCTGCCCAACTGCCACCTGCTACCCCACCCGGGATCACCCGACGCCGCCAGCTGCATGCGAATCGGTGTGCCCACTGACCGCCTGGAGACAT ATTCTCCTTCAGATCACAGCTGTTACAACGGCAGTGGTGCCAATTACAGAGGCACCGTCAGTGTAACCAAGTCTGGCCACCAGTGCCAGCCCTGGAGTAACCAATACCCACACAGCCATCACCTGACCCATGTGGAGTATCCAGAGCTCAAAGGGGGGCACAACTTTTGCAGGAACCCAGGCGGGCAGATGGAAAGTCCCTGGTGCTTCACCCTTGACCCCCATACGAGGGTGGATATCTGTGACATCCGTCCATGCA AACCCCCAGAGAACATGAAGAAGGAGATACTCTACATCCTCATCCCCAGCATTGCCATCCCATTGGTCATTGCCTGCCTCTTCTTCCTGGTCTGCATGTGCCGTAACAAGCAGAAGGAGTCAGTAGACACTCCTCCTCGCCGGCAGCTCGCCGCATCTCCCAGTCAAGACATGGAGCTGCCACTTCTCAATCAGCACAAGCATCAG GCAAAGCTCAGAGAAATCAACTTGTCTGCTGTACGCTTCATGGAGGAGCTTGGAGAAGACCGCTTCGGAAAGGTCTACAAAGGTCACCTTTATAGCACGGCACCTGGAGAGCAGACTCAAGTAGTAGCCATCAAGACAGTAAAAGACAAGGATGAGGGGACCCTGCGTGAAGAGTTCCGTCATGAGGCCATGCTCCGTTCACGTCTTCAGCACCCAAATATCGTGTGCCTCTTGGGAGTGGTGACCAAAGAGCAACCCATGAGCATGATCTTCAGCTACTCAGGCCATGGTGACCTACATGAGTTCCTGGTCATGCGTTCACCACACTCTGACGTTGGCAGCTCAGACGATGACAAAACGGTTAAGTCGGCCCTTGAGCAGGCGGATTTTCTGCACATAGTTACCCAGGTGGCAGCTGGAATGGAGTACTTGTCCAGTCACCATGTGGTCCACAAAGATCTTGCTGCTCGGAACATCCTGGTCTGTGAGAAACTCAATGTGAAGATTCTTGATCTTGGGCTTTTCCGTGATGTCTACTCTGCTGACTACTACAAGCTGATGGGCAACAGTCCTTTCCCTATCCGCTGGATGTCTCCTGAGGCCATCACATATGGCAAATTCTCCACCGACTCGGATATCTGGTCCTATGGCGTGGTGCTGTGGGAAATCTTCAGCTATGGTCTACAGCCATACTGTGGCTACTCTAACCAGGATGTGATCGAGATGGTACGCAACCGACAAGTGCTGTCCTGCCCCGATGACTGCCCTGCCTGGATCTACACACTCATGCTGGAGTGCTGGAACGAGTTCCCTGCGAGACGGCCACGCTTCAAGGACATCCATGCACGCTTGCGCACCTGGGAAAGCTTGTCCAACTACAACAGCTTGGCACAGACCTCTGGAACGAGCAACACAACCCAGACAAGCTCGCTCAGCACAAGCCCTGTCAGTAACATCAGTGCTGCACGTTACATCAGCCCCAAGAAGCCCTCACCCTTTCCCCAGCCCCAGTTCATGCCCATGAAGAGCCAGATGAGACCCATGGTACCGCCACAACTTTATATCCCAGTCAATGGCTACCAGCCTGTGCCAGCCTATCCATACCTTCAGAATTTCTACCCCATGCAGATCCCCATGCAAATACCCTCACAGCAGATGCACCCACAGATGGTAGCTAAGGCAGGTTCACACCACAGTGGCAGTGGCTCCACCAGCACAGGCTATGTTACCACAGCGCCATCCAATGCATCAGGCACAGAGAAAGCCGCCCTCCTGAGTGAGGATGCTAAGGCAGCTGAAGAGAACATGGCAGATGGTGCTTCCCAGAATGGCCTCCACAATGAGGACATGTCTGTCCCAGAAACTGAGCTTCTAGGAGACAATGACAGCCCACAAATGGATGACAGTGAAATGCACTCAGAAGCATAG